The following proteins are encoded in a genomic region of Arachis stenosperma cultivar V10309 chromosome 4, arast.V10309.gnm1.PFL2, whole genome shotgun sequence:
- the LOC130973127 gene encoding subtilisin-like protease Glyma18g48580 — MGRYIFYLHLLVLSFLLSTFFLTAAQATKKCYIVYLGAHSHGPNPSSYDLESATNSHHDLLTSTLGSHEKAKEAIIYSYNKHINGFAALLEEEEAAQIAKNPNVVSVFLSKEYKPHTTRSWEFLGLHRRNGMNTAWQKGRYGENTIIANIDTGVWPESKSFSDKGIGPVPTKWRGGNVCEISKVRSSKKTPCNRKLIGARYFSKGYEASIGKIAPSQHTARDFEGHGTHTLSTAGGNFVPGASVFGNGNGTAKGGSPRARVAAYKVCWSTIDETSCHGADVLSAIDQAISDGVDVISISAGGRTEVNPNEIFTDEVSIGAFHALSRNVVVVASAGNEGPTPSSVVNVAPWVFTVAASTIDRDFSSNVTLGNNQQVTGASLFVNLPSSQSFPLILASDARFANATIQNAQLCMPGTLDPAKARGKIVMCLRGGKIRSVAEGQEALSAGAVGVVMENDAQSGNTVLAEPHVLSTTNVPKNNQDKNVHDYYNSTTSPTINMSAARTLLGTKPAPVMASFSSRGPNPIQPSILKPDITAPGVNILASYSLAASASNLPSDTRRGFRFNVLQGTSMSCPHISGVAGLLKTRHPNWSPAAIKSAIMTTATTQDNTNGAIQDAFDNTLATPFAYGSGHVQPDLAMDPGLVYDITILDYLSFLCASGYRQNLIASLNSNKNFICSGSHRVTDLNYPSITLPNLGSDAENVTRTVTNVGPPGTYVANAKLPGFNIVVVPSSLKFKRVGEKKRFQVIVKARSVSQNGNYQFGELKWTNGNHIVRSPIVVRRTS; from the exons ATGGGTCGTTATATCTTTTACCTTCATCTTCttgttttatcttttcttctttctacTTTCTTTCTGACTGCTGCACAAGCCACCAAAAAG TGCTACATTGTGTACTTGGGAGCACATTCTCATGGTCCAAACCCTTCGTCTTATGACCTTGAATCCGCTACAAATTCTCATCATGATTTACTAACTTCAACCTTGGGAAG CCATGAGAAGGCCAAAGAAGCAATTATTTATTCATATAATAAACACATAAATGGCTTTGCTGCACTActtgaagaggaagaagcagCACAAATTGCAA AAAACCCAAATGTTGTGTCAGTGTTCTTGAGCAAAGAGTATAAACCACACACTACACGTTCATGGGAGTTTCTTGGACTGCACAGGAGGAATGGTATGAACACAGCATGGCAGAAAGGGAGATATGGTGAAAATACAATCATAGCTAACATTGATACAG GTGTTTGGCCTGAATCTAAGAGTTTTAGTGACAAAGGAATAGGCCCTGTTCCAACAAAATGGCGTGGCGGTAATGTGTGTGAAATTAGCAAAGTTCGTAGTTCAAAAAAAACTCCATGCAACAG GAAACTAATCGGAGCAAGATACTTCAGCAAAGGCTACGAGGCAAGCATAGGCAAAATTGCGCCATCACAGCACACGGCACGTGACTTCGAAGGCCATGGCACCCACACTCTATCAACCGCCGGAGGCAACTTCGTACCCGGCGCAAGCGTTTTCGGCAACGGCAACGGCACCGCAAAGggtggatcaccaagagccaggGTTGCAGCCTACAAGGTGTGCTGGTCAACGATAGACGAGACAAGCTGCCATGGCGCAGACGTGTTGTCCGCCATTGACCAAGCCATCAGCGACGGCGTTGACGTCATCTCCATTTCGGCTGGTGGCAGAACAGAGGTAAACCCTAATGAGATATTCACCGATGAGGTGTCCATAGGAGCGTTCCATGCGCTTTCAAGAAacgttgttgttgttgcttcAGCCGGTAATGAAGGACCCACACCTTCAAGTGTTGTCAACGTGGCTCCATGGGTGTTCACGGTTGCTGCTAGCACCATTGATAGGGACTTCAGCAGTAACGTAACTCTTGGTAACAATCAACAAGTCACG GGAGCCAGTCTTTTCGTAAATTTACCATCCAGTCAATCCTTTCCTCTCATCCTTGCATCTGATGCTAGATTTGCTAATGCCACAATTCAAAACGC TCAACTTTGTATGCCTGGAACACTTGATCCAGCAAAAGCAAGGGGCAAAATAGTCATGTGCCTTCGAGGTGGGAAAATAAGGTCGGTTGCTGAAGGCCAAGAAGCTTTATCTGCAGGTGCAGTTGgagtggttatggaaaacgatgCTCAAAGTGGAAACACAGTTCTAGCTGAGCCTCATGTTTTGTCCACTACAAATGTCCCCAAAAATAATCAGGACAAAAATGTTCATGATTATTACAACAGTACCAC GAGCCCTACTATTAACATGTCTGCAGCAAGAACATTGCTTGGAACAAAGCCAGCTCCAGTTATGGCCTCATTCTCATCTAGAGGTCCAAATCCAATTCAACCGTCAATACTCAAG CCTGATATAACTGCACCAGGGGTGAACATACTAGCTTCATATTCCTTAGCAGCAAGTGCATCTAACTTGCCATCAGACACACGCCGTGGGTTCCGGTTCAATGTGCTACAAGGAACTTCCATGTCATGCCCTCATATCTCTGGTGTTGCTGGTCTTCTCAAAACTCGTCATCCAAATTGGTCTCCAGCAGCTATTAAATCCGCAATCATGACCACAG CAACTACTCAAGATAACACCAATGGAGCTATACAAGATGCATTTGATAATACATTAGCCACACCTTTTGCTTATGGTTCAGGGCATGTTCAACCAGACTTAGCCATGGACCCTGGACTTGTTTATGACATTACCATTCTTGATTACTTGAGCTTCTTATGTGCTTCTGGATACAGACAAAACCTCATTGCATCACTCAATTCCAACAAGAACTTCATATGCTCTGGATCTCACAGAGTAACAGACTTAAATTACCCTTCAATCACATTACCAAATCTCGGATCTGACGCAGAGAATGTTACTCGCACGGTTACTAATGTTGGACCTCCAGGAACATATGTTGCAAATGCAAAGTTGCCTGGATTTAACATTGTTGTGGTGCCGAGTTCCTTAAAGTTCAAGAGAGTTGGTGAGAAGAAGAGGTTCCAGGTAATTGTGAAGGCAAGAAGTGTGAGTCAGAATGGGAATTATCAATTTGGAGAGTTGAAATGGACAAATGGGAACCACATTGTTAGAAGTCCAATTGTTGTGAGGCGCACATCATGA
- the LOC130972886 gene encoding MDIS1-interacting receptor like kinase 2-like yields the protein MFITFIMCMILTLPSTQVVGDNEDSEANALLKWRSTLDNHSQSLLSSWNSTTSPCKFEGIQCDNNKSNSVSTIILPNYGLEGTLHGLNFSSFPNLVSIDINNNSFYGTIPPQIGNLSRITNLNMSYNRFDGSIPNEMWALRSLHKLDLSNCLLNGSISANIANLTNLSHLDLGGNNLEGKIPQEIGMLRNLEYLGIAENSLVTGSIPKEIGMLTNLRFLDLSYCPLSGTIPSEIGKLTHLTFLQFIQNNLFGPIPPSIWNLTNLTNLLLSTNNFSGPIPSSVGKLVNLEMLDLSQTQMSGPIPDSIGNLTKLTTLYLYQSKFSGQIPSTIGNLVNLNVLVLAENNFSGPIPSTLGNLIRLTDLQLATNKFNGSIPEEMNNVINLGNLQLSENNFVGSLPSQICLGGALTNFSADHNNFTGPVPRTLKNCSSILRIRLDSNHIEGNITEDFGVYPNLDYINLSGNKFYGHISPNWGKCPKLTSLIIGSNNVTGVIPLELVEATNLGMLDLSSNQLVGKVPKELGKLKKLVQVKIGNNLLSGNIPTEIGQLQSLEILNLGGNKLNGGIPKAVVELQKLRELNLSKNKLGGSIPSVFGQSMVSLDLSGNSLDGTIPTSLGGLQHLQVLDLSHNNLSGTIPSKFSLTLEYVNMSDNQLEGPIPNFPAFLNASSFKNNKGLCGNIKGLVQCSTNLKKSSKKHILLLVLIITLVSLAMVLCGVGIAMYFLCRSKRKLRNQSEVQAKEGRVEPHFTIWSYDGKIMFENIIDATKNFDDYYLTGVGSQGHVYKAELPSGQVVAVKKLHNVVVTDGEVSTTKAFTTEVQALTQIKHRNIIKLYGFCSHSQFSFLVYEFLDGGSLDQILSNETHAAEFDWEKRVNVVKGVANALSYMHHDCSPSIIHRDISSKNVLLDSEYEAHVSDFGTAKFLKPGSYCWTTFAGTFGYAAPELAQTMEVNEKCDVYSFGVLALEIIMGKHPGDLISSLMSTSTASMVNDLLLIDILDQRLPQPNPKSPIVEEVILVARLAFSCLTTSPRSRPTMDQVSKALVIGRSTLVDQFPMIRVGQLY from the exons ATgttcatcacattcatcatgtgtATGATTCTAACACTCCCTTCAACCCAAGTTGTTGGAGATAATGAAGATAGTGAAGCAAATGCTCTCCTGAAATGGAGATCTACCCTTGACAACCATAGTCAAAGTCTTCTATCATCTTGGAACAGCACCACTAGTCCATGCAAATTTGAAGGAATTCAATGTGATAATAATAAGTCAAACTCTGTCTCCACCATAATTCTTCCAAATTATGGACTTGAAGGTACACTCCATGGACTAAACTTTTCTTCATTTCCCAACCTTGTTAGCATAGACATTAACAACAATTCCTTCTATGGTACCATTCCTCCACAAATTGGTAACTTGTCTAGAATTACCAATTTGAACATGTCTTATAATCGTTTCGATGGTTCAATTCCCAATGAAATGTGGGCACTAAGGTCATTACATAAGCTTGATCTTTCTAACTGCCTTCTCAATGGTAGCATATCTGCTAATATAGCAAACTTGACCAATTTGTCACACCTAGATTTAGGAGGAAATAATCTAGAAGGCAAAATTCCCCAAGAAATTGGGATGTTGAGGAACTTAGAGTATCTAGGAATTGCAGAAAATTCTCTTGTGACAGGATCAATTCCAAAGGAGATTGGAATGTTAACAAACCTGAGGTTCCTTGATTTGTCATATTGTCCTCTCTCTGGCACTATCCCTTCAGAAATTGGAAAATTGACCCATTTGACTTTTCTTCAATTCATTCAAAACAACCTCTTTGGTCCAATTCCACCCTCCATTTGGAACTTGACTAACTTGACTAACCTTTTACTTTCCACCAATAATTTTTCTGGTCCAATCCCAAGTTCAGTTGGGAAATTGGTTAATCTTGAAATGCTTGATCTGTCTCAAACTCAAATGTCTGGTCCTATTCCTGATTCTATTGGAAACTTGACAAAGCTCACCACATTGTACTTGTACCAAAGCAAATTCTCAGGACAAATTCCTTCAACTATAGGAAACTTGGTCAATttgaatgttcttgtccttgcagAGAACAATTTCTCTGGTCCTATTCCTTCAACTTTAGGTAACTTAATTAGGCTCACTGATCTTCAGTTGGCCACAAACAAGTTCAATGGTAGCATTCCAGAGGAGATGAATAATGTCATAAACTTGGGCAATTTGCAGCTATCTGAGAACAATTTTGTTGGTAGTTTGCCATCACAAATATGCTTAGGTGGTGCATTAACCAACTTCAGTGCTGATCATAACAATTTCACTGGTCCAGTACCAAGAACCTTGAAGAATTGCTCTAGTATCCTTAGAATAAGGCTTGATTCAAACCACATTGAAGGTAACATAACAGAAGATTTTGGTGTATATCCAAATTTGGACTACATCAATCTCAGTGGCAACAAGTTTTATGGCCACATTTCTCCAAACTGGGGAAAATGTCCTAAACTTACTAGTCTTATAATTGGAAGCAACAATGTCACTGGTGTTATACCATTGGAACTTGTTGAGGCAACCAATTTAGGTATGCTCGATCTTTCGTCGAATCAGTTGGTTGGAAAAGTTCCCAAGGAACTTGGCAAGTTGAAGAAACTAGTCCAAGTCAAAATTGGCAACAACCTTCTTTCAGGAAACATTCCAACAGAAATTGGACAGCTTCAGAGTCTTGAGATCTTGAATCTTGGAGGAAACAAGTTGAATGGCGGTATACCAAAAGCAGTTGTGGAGTTACAGAAGCTAAGGGAGCTGAATTTGAGCAAGAACAAGCTTGGTGGAAGCATTCCCTCTGTGTTTGGCCAATCAATGGTATCTCTCGATCTCAGTGGAAATTCATTGGATGGAACAATACCAACAAGCCTTGGAGGGTTGCAACACTTGCAAGTGTTAGATTTGTCACATAACAATCTTTCAGGTACTATTCCATCAAAATTCAGCCTGACATTGGAATATGTGAACATGTCAGATAACCAGCTAGAAGGGCCAATTCCAAATTTTCCTGCTTTTCTCAATGCTAGTTCATTCAAGAACAACAAAGGTTTGTGTGGGAATATCAAAGGATTGGTTCAATGCTCAACCAACCTCAAAAAGAGCAGCAAAAAACACATCTTATTGTTGGTATTAATCATTACTTTGGTGAgtctagcaatggttctttgtGGGGTTGGAATTGCAATGTACTTTCTTTGTAGAAGTAAAAGGAAATTGAGAAACCAAAGTGAAGTCCAAGCCAAAGAAGGAAGAGTTGAACCACACTTTACAATATGGAGCTATGATGGGAAAATCATGTTTGAGAACATCATTGATGCTACTAAGAATTTTGATGATTACTATCTCACTGGTGTTGGAAGCCAAGGACATGTTTACAAAGCTGAATTGCCTTCAGGACAAGTTGTTGCTGTGAAGAAGCTTCATAATGTGGTAGTAACTGATGGAGAAGTTTCAACAACAAAGGCTTTTACAACTGAAGTTCAAGCATTGACACAGATAAAGCACAGGAACATCATAAAGCTCTATGGATTCTGTTCACATTCACAGTTCTCATTTCTTGTTTATGAGTTCTTGGATGGTGGAAGCTTGGATCAAATACTAAGCAATGAGACACATGCTGCTGAATTTGATTGGGAGAAGAGGGTGAATGTTGTTAAGGGCGTCGCGAATGCTTTGTCTTACATGCATCATGATTGTTCGCCTTCTATAATTCATCGCGATATTTCAAGCAAGAATGTTCTGTTGGATTCAGAGTATGAAGCTCATGTTTCAGATTTTGGGACTGCTAAGTTTCTCAAGCCTGGTTCATATTGTTGGACAACATTTGCTGGTACTTTTGGCTATGCTGCTCCAG AACTTGCACAAACTATGGAAGTGAATGAGAAATGTGATGTGTATAGTTTTGGAGTACTAGCTTTGGAGATTATCATGGGAAAGCACCCTGGAGATCTCATTTCATCATTAATGTCAACATCAACAGCATCAATGGTCAATGATTTGTTACTAATTGATATCTTAGATCAAAGGCTTCCTCAACCTAACCCCAAGAGTCCAATTGTTGAGGAGGTGATCTTGGTTGCAAGGTTGGCATTTTCTTGCTTGACAACAAGCCCACGTTCTCGCCCAACAATGGATCAAGTTTCTAAGGCCCTTGTAATAGGAAGATCAACTTTGGTGGACCAATTTCCAATGATCAGAGTTGGACAACTATACTGA